A genomic segment from Dermacentor silvarum isolate Dsil-2018 chromosome 11, BIME_Dsil_1.4, whole genome shotgun sequence encodes:
- the LOC119433279 gene encoding natterin-3-like: MADYEKTQYNPACHWVVCKGSEIPSNAVAGGDDKGGEVIYVGRALCKGDLLPGKVVRSRSVCYVSNGGLEYSSGDYQALVCRGASLAWRVASDGAVPSGAIQGGVTKSGEPLYIGRAHHQGLLLIGKVHPSHKTMYIPYDKKEYGYAQYEVLTLKTLNL, encoded by the exons ATGGCCGACTACGAGA AGACGCAGTACAACCCCGCATGCCACTGGGTAGTCTGTAAAGGCTCCGAGATACCGAGCAACGCggtggccggaggtgacgacAAAGGAGGCGAGGTGATATACGTGGGGCGAGCCCTGTGCAAGGGCGACCTCCTGCCGGGGAAGGTGGTCCGCTCCCGGAGCGTCTGCTACGTCTCCAATGGAGGGCTCGAGTACTCGTCCGGCGATTACCAG GCGCTGGTCTGCCGCGGTGCGTCCCTGGCGTGGCGAGTGGCGTCTGACGGTGCCGTGCCGAGCGGAGCCATCCAGGGCGGCGTCACGAAATCGGGAGAGCCGCTCTACATCGGCCGCGCCCATCACCAGGGTCTGCTGCTCATTGGCAAAGTGCACCCGTCGCACAAAACCATGTACATTCCTTACGACAAGAAGGAGTACGGATACGCCCAATACGAAGTGCTGACGCTGAAGACGCTCAACCTGTGA